The Halotia branconii CENA392 region CGATTCTTCGCCGCTACTGACAACTGACGACTGACAACTGACATCTGACAAATCCGACAAATCAAACGTCACCGTCACACTAGCCTCAATTGCCGCCCGTCCCTTAGCCGTTTGATTATTATTAACCAAATCCGGCAAGCGATCGGCCCGCATCCCCTTAGAACTGGAAAGTCCTAGACAAAACAGCAGCGCATCTAGAATATTAGATTTACCCGAACCATTAGGGCCAGAAATGACAGTAAACCCCGGTAGCAGAGGAACTGAGGTAGTACCACCGAAGGATTTGAAATTGGTAAGTTCCACACGCTTCACATGCACCATAGGCGCTGGTTCACTGGGCTAACGGCTAATGAAGAACAAGTGTATCAATTAATTAAAGATGTGCAATAGGGTAGGCAGAATTTAACAAACCACACAGGTGCAGAGAACGTAGAAGGAGGAATTATTTCATAATAGAGTCAGAACTTCTAAAGGACTGCTTTCCAATGTATCAAACTGATCCACCCCGTTCTCCCGAAGAAGTGTTACCCACCATGTACGATCTCAAGAGTGAAGATCCAGAGGAACCTGGCTTGCCTGATCAGTTTCATTTATTACAACCCCGTTTATTAGACGAAACTTTTAACTCTCCTAGTTATCCTAGCGACAAAATATTTACTGCTAGTGACATGAATCTTTATTATGACCCCCATCATCCCACATGGTACAAAAGACCAGATTGGTTTGTGGCTGTGGATATTTCACCTCTATATAAAAATGGGGATTTACGGCTGAGTTATGTGGTTTGGCAAGAGGGAATTAGTCCATTTATTATTGTGGAATTACTTTCACCGGGAACTGAAAAAGAAGATTTAGGACAAACTTTGCGGGATGCTGCAAAACCTCCAACAAAATGGGAGGTGTATGAACAAATTTTAAGGATACCCTATTACGCAATTTTTGACCGCTATAAATACGAATTTAAAATGTTTAAATTAGATGGTGGTCGTTATGCAGAAGTGAGTTTATCAAATTCTCGTTTTTGGATACCAGAAATAGAGTTAGGTCTAGGAGTTTGGCAAGGCAGTTATCATAATATTCAGCAGCCTTGGTTACGTTGGTATGATGCCTTAGGTAATTGGGTTTTGACTCCTACAGAAGCGGAAAGACAACGTACTAAACAAGAAAGACAGCGCACTGAACAAGAAAGGCGGCAAAAAGAACGGTTGATAGAACAACTGCGGGCTTTGGGTGTAGAACCTGATTTGGAGTAAAAATGATTAATTATTATACAGAATTGGTATCACCTATTTCGCAATAAGTTAAGTTCCCTTTGGGCATCTTTGTAACTATTTTTATCTCCCTTCTTTTTAAACAGTTGTGCTGCTTTCTTAAAATCTGCAACCGCTTCCTTTTTATTCCCCAACTTGGCGCGAGTAATACCTCGGTTGTAATAGGCTAAACCATAGTCAGAATTAATGGCGATCGCCTTGGTATAGTCTTGATTTGCTGCTTTTTTATTTCCCATATCGAGATAAGCGTTACCACGGTTATTATAAACCGCAGCATTATTCGGCTCTAGTTTGATTGCTTGGGTATAATCTTTGATTGCTCCTTGATAATCTCCAAAAGATAACAAATGAGTACCTCGGTGAATATAGGCTACAGTCAATTTAGGATTAATTTGCAAAACCGTGTTGTAGTCTACAGTAGCTTCTACTTTATTACCTAGTTCGCTATAAATATCCCCACGGTGCAGATAAGCTTCTATATATTGAGAATTAAGATTAATTGCATTGGTATAATCACTAATCGCAGCAGATTTTTGTTGATTCAAAGATTCAGTTAAACCTTTTTGATAATAAGCTCTAGCATCGTTAGGATTCATTTCAATGATGGCATTAAAATCTTTAATTGCTGCTTGCTTTTGTTTGAGGCGACGGTGGAGAATACCCCGCTGTAAATAAGCGTCAGTATATTTAGGCTTGAGGGCGATCGCTTTGCTAAAATCTGCAATTGCTTTTTTATGTTGTTCAAGTTGAGTATTAGCTAAACCTCGTCCATAGTAAGCGTAGGCATTTTTAGAATCAAGTTTAATTGCTTGGGTACAGTCAGCGATCGCTTCTTGATATTTACCCAATTCGTAAGCAGAAAATCCTCGATCATAATAAGCATTAGCATCTTGAGGATTGAGCAAAATTGCTTGACTAGAATCTGCTTGAGATTTTTGATAATCTCCTAACCGATAAAAAGCATCACCTCGTCGATTGTAAGCTAGAGCATTTTTTGGTTCTAGTTTAATAACCTGAGTTAAGTTGTCAACTGCTTGTTTATAGTTGCCTTGGTTGTATTTGGTAATTCCTTCCTGAAATAATTGTTGGGTATTATCTACAAATTTTGGTGACTGAAAAAACCAACTTGCGATACTAAATGTTATACAACTTGCTATACCTGCTGTGATTAACCATAGTTTTTTAGAATTATATTTTTTACCTTCAGGTTCCTGATTTGTTAACTGCTGGAGGTCATGTAAAACTTCGGTTACAGATTGGTAACGCTTACGGTAATCAAAACGTACCATTTTATCAATAATTTTTGCAAGATTTTGGTTAACTTTCATACTGCGGTTGCGCCAAACAATCTCGCCTGTCAGCACATTTTTCTGACTTTGGAGTTTAGATATTTCGTTAGCTGGTAAACCAATAAGTGCGGCGATCGCTACTATACCTAAAGCGTATATATCGCTATTATATTGAGGGTTGCCATGCAATTGTTCTACAGGTATATATTCGAGATTACCAACTATCGTAGTCACAATTTCCTGTACAGCACCAAAATCTACTAAAACTAATTTATTATCTGACTCTCGGCGAATAATATTTGCTGGTTTAATGTCTAAGTGAATTACCCCGCAACTATGGACAAATAACAAAATTTCTAATACTTCAAAGAGGAGGCTGATTACTTGGTCTTCCTCTAGAGGAGTTCCTAATAAAACCTCTTCAGTTAAAGGACTACCAAAAATAAATTCTTGGACTAAGTAAAATTCTTCATTTTCTTCAAAAGAAGCAATTAGCTTTTGAATTTGGTCATGTTCTTTTCCTAGTTTTGCTATGGCTGTTGCTTCTTCTGCAAATAAACGCCGTAAAACTGTTAAATCTTGGGGATGGTTTTTAGCAAGATGTAGCTGTTTCACTACAAATTGTTGGTCAGGAAGACTAGTGTCTTCAACTAAATAAGTTTGTACTACTTCCTCCACACTTAAGACTTTGATAATTCGGTAGCGTGCATCTAGAATTTGTCCATCCATGATTTTAGATAAGCTTTTATACTAAAATTATTTGATTATATATTAGTGTTATTACTGGTATTTATTAATTTTATCTAACTTTCTTATAGAGATAAATCAAATATATATAAAGTTTTGTATTATAACATATAAGTTGCTTTTCAGTGATCCCACTCATGACACTTTATTTATAGGTGAGGTACAAGGTATTGTAAACGGAAACACTAGAAACCCCCAATAGTAAATTGAAATTCAACGTATTTAGAGGAAACAAAAACCAAGCGGCTAATGCGAAGCGTCAATTGTTTGAGGCGCTACATCGGCGTGATATAACTGCAATTAACAATTTAATAGAACGGTGGCAAGAAATTTTGGGGGGAGAAAAGTTAACTGAGGTAATTATTAACGAGGTAATAGTCGAATGCGATGCTGATAGCCACTGTTGGTTAATGCAACATTTTTTGGGAGAGTCAAAATATCAACAATTGCAGCAACAAGCCCAAAATAATGTTTTTCATATTTTCGTGAATGCGGGCTTAGAACCAGGCAAGGACTTCAGTTTCGGGCTAGATGATGAGATGATCATTAGCGATCGCGCTCAACAAATTTTACTCAACCAATTACCGCCAGAACATCGGGCATTATTTGAGGCACAGGTACAAACTTCCTCAGTCTTAGATCCCATGATGGCGATCGAACAACAACTGGGGTGTGCATTTTTTACAAATTTAATCAAAATAGCATCCCAAAAGGTGCAATCATTAACTAATTATCAAGCAGCAGCTTATTTGGGAGTAGTACTGGCTGGTTTAGTAAAACGTCATCCTGCACTCCAAGATGTGGATTTCCCCACAAAATTCATTTTTCAATCTCTCCAAGGACTATCACAGGAACGTGCTACGGCAATCTTGAATGACGAACAAACAAATCCCCAGTTCGATGAAATCGTTATCTTCCAAGATTTACTAGCAGCAATGGGAGAATTTAACTCTTATCGCATTGCAGAAGCAGAAAGTATTAGTCTAAAACAACTCAAGGAACTTGATTTAGTTTGGTGCGGTGAACATCGAATTTCTGAAATCGTAGCTGTCATGCAAAGCTAAACCTCCTACGGAAATTAAAAATTAAAAATTAAAAATTAAAAATTTAAGAACTTTTCAAGAAAGCGAAAAGTTCTGCGGGAGGGTTTCCCGGCGGGAGTTAGTCTTTTAAGCTGGAACTACAAATTTTTCACTACCTGCTAAATCGAAGGCAGCATGAATGGCTTGTAAAGCCTGTACGCCTTGCTCTTGTGACACAACACAGCTAATTTTGATTTCTGAGGTAGCAATCATTTGAATATTAATTTGGTGTTGGGCTAGCGCCTCAAACATTTTAGCAGCAACTCCTGGTTGTCCTACCATACCTGCACCAACAATGCTTACCTTCGCGATCGCATTATCCAAGACAACTTCACCCCATCCTAATTCTGCTGCGACTTGGGTGAGCATTTTTTGTGTACTTTCTCCATCGACTTGGCAGACTGTAAAAGCAATGTCTCGCCTGGGAATACCATCAATTACCCGACAGCGTTGAGATTGAATAATCATATCCACGCTGATATTATTTTGTGCCAATAGTCCAAACAGTTTTGCCGCCATTCCTGGGCGATCTGGTACTTGGCGAATGGCCAGACGTGCTTGGTTGATATCTAGGGCGACACCGCGAACGAGGGGAATATTCGACAGAGGTTCTGAGATAAATTGATATCCTGCCCCCTGCTCCCTGCTCCCTGCCCCCTGCTCCCTGCTCCCGGTCACTGAGCGTAGCCGAAGTGCTGCTCCCTGCTCTCTTACCTCGATCTCAAAGGCGCTACAAAGTGCAGCGATGGCGCGATCGCATTCTGTGGCATCAACTACACAACTGACTTTTACTTCACTGGTAGAAATCATCTGGATGTTCACCTTGGCGGCTGCTAAGGTGGCAAACATTTTGGCAGCAACCCCAGGACGACCGATCATTCCTGCACCAGCAATACTGACTTTGGCGATATTTTGCTCTACCATCACCTCAGCTTCTTCTAGTTTCGGGTGGGATTGATTCCTTAAGGCTGGGGCGATCGCTGCGGCAACTGCTTCTGCCCGCTTTAATATGGGTGTAGTTACAGTAAAGGCAATATCGTTGCTGTTACCTTCGTGAATTGACTGAATAATCAAATCTACGTCTACTTGTTGTCTTGCTATTTCTCCAAATAGCCTCGCTGCGACTCCTGGTTTATCGGGTACGCGTAACAAGGCAACTTTTGCTTGATCGGTGTCAAATTCTACATGATCTACAGGACGGGCAATTTCTAAATTTACAAGCGATCGCTCTTGGGGTTGAGGTGATGTTACCCAAGTACCAGGGGCATCAGTCCAGCTAGATCTCACCACTAAAGGAACGCCGTAGTTACGAGCAATTTCCACAGCACGAGGATGGAGTACTTTTGCACCCAAGCTTGCCAACTCCAACATTTCATTGCAGGTGATGTCATCCATTAATTGAGCTTCAGGAACTAAGCGAGGATCTGTAGTTAAAATTCCTGGTACATCTGTATAAATTTCACAAAAATTAGCTCGTAATGCGGCTGCCAAAGCTACTGCTGAGGTGTCGGAACCACCACGTCCCAAAGTGGTAATTTCCATTTCTTTGGCGCTAGATATACCTTGAAATCCGGCTACTACAACTACTTTGCCTTGATTGAGGTGGCGACTTAGGCGATCAGTTTCAATATGCAAAATTCGGGCGCGGGTGTGTTCAGCTTCGGTTACAATTCCGACTTGAGCGCCAGTCATAGAAATTGCTGGTTGTCCCATTTCTTGTAATGCCATGCTGAGTAAGGCAATGGTGACTTGCTCTCCAGTAGAAAGCAGCATATCCATTTCTCGGCGGTTAGGATTAATCGAAATTTCTTTAGCTAGTTTAACTAGTCCATCGGTGGTTTTACCCATTGCGGAAACCACTACAACTACAGAGTTTCCTGCTTTAAAAGTTTTATGAACACGTTGAGCAACAGCTTGTATGCGTTCGACTGAACCGACAGATGTACCACCGAATTTCTGAACTATGAGCGCCATAACTTTATATTAAATCGATATGTGCCTGCTTTAATCAACACTTCCGCCGGATCAGAAAGTTGTGCAAGCATTACCAGCTACTTAGTTTACTAACTTAGCAGAATCAGTCGCCACAA contains the following coding sequences:
- a CDS encoding Uma2 family endonuclease is translated as MYQTDPPRSPEEVLPTMYDLKSEDPEEPGLPDQFHLLQPRLLDETFNSPSYPSDKIFTASDMNLYYDPHHPTWYKRPDWFVAVDISPLYKNGDLRLSYVVWQEGISPFIIVELLSPGTEKEDLGQTLRDAAKPPTKWEVYEQILRIPYYAIFDRYKYEFKMFKLDGGRYAEVSLSNSRFWIPEIELGLGVWQGSYHNIQQPWLRWYDALGNWVLTPTEAERQRTKQERQRTEQERRQKERLIEQLRALGVEPDLE
- a CDS encoding serine/threonine-protein kinase → MDGQILDARYRIIKVLSVEEVVQTYLVEDTSLPDQQFVVKQLHLAKNHPQDLTVLRRLFAEEATAIAKLGKEHDQIQKLIASFEENEEFYLVQEFIFGSPLTEEVLLGTPLEEDQVISLLFEVLEILLFVHSCGVIHLDIKPANIIRRESDNKLVLVDFGAVQEIVTTIVGNLEYIPVEQLHGNPQYNSDIYALGIVAIAALIGLPANEISKLQSQKNVLTGEIVWRNRSMKVNQNLAKIIDKMVRFDYRKRYQSVTEVLHDLQQLTNQEPEGKKYNSKKLWLITAGIASCITFSIASWFFQSPKFVDNTQQLFQEGITKYNQGNYKQAVDNLTQVIKLEPKNALAYNRRGDAFYRLGDYQKSQADSSQAILLNPQDANAYYDRGFSAYELGKYQEAIADCTQAIKLDSKNAYAYYGRGLANTQLEQHKKAIADFSKAIALKPKYTDAYLQRGILHRRLKQKQAAIKDFNAIIEMNPNDARAYYQKGLTESLNQQKSAAISDYTNAINLNSQYIEAYLHRGDIYSELGNKVEATVDYNTVLQINPKLTVAYIHRGTHLLSFGDYQGAIKDYTQAIKLEPNNAAVYNNRGNAYLDMGNKKAANQDYTKAIAINSDYGLAYYNRGITRAKLGNKKEAVADFKKAAQLFKKKGDKNSYKDAQRELNLLRNR
- a CDS encoding aspartate kinase; translation: MALIVQKFGGTSVGSVERIQAVAQRVHKTFKAGNSVVVVVSAMGKTTDGLVKLAKEISINPNRREMDMLLSTGEQVTIALLSMALQEMGQPAISMTGAQVGIVTEAEHTRARILHIETDRLSRHLNQGKVVVVAGFQGISSAKEMEITTLGRGGSDTSAVALAAALRANFCEIYTDVPGILTTDPRLVPEAQLMDDITCNEMLELASLGAKVLHPRAVEIARNYGVPLVVRSSWTDAPGTWVTSPQPQERSLVNLEIARPVDHVEFDTDQAKVALLRVPDKPGVAARLFGEIARQQVDVDLIIQSIHEGNSNDIAFTVTTPILKRAEAVAAAIAPALRNQSHPKLEEAEVMVEQNIAKVSIAGAGMIGRPGVAAKMFATLAAAKVNIQMISTSEVKVSCVVDATECDRAIAALCSAFEIEVREQGAALRLRSVTGSREQGAGSREQGAGYQFISEPLSNIPLVRGVALDINQARLAIRQVPDRPGMAAKLFGLLAQNNISVDMIIQSQRCRVIDGIPRRDIAFTVCQVDGESTQKMLTQVAAELGWGEVVLDNAIAKVSIVGAGMVGQPGVAAKMFEALAQHQINIQMIATSEIKISCVVSQEQGVQALQAIHAAFDLAGSEKFVVPA